The DNA region AATTATGGGGGTTGTTTGGTCAAAAGAGTCATGACACTAAGTTTTATTCTGATAGCACGAATCAACATTTAAgaacaatactttcacaacatgATTTCATTACACTATCACTATTGAGGTTATTCtaaactctctcttttttagaattttaatctataACGTCACTCCTGATGATAAGGTTATTCTAAACTTCATAACACTGCAGTTTAATAGTTTTAGTAGTATGCtacaaatcaagtttttttgtagtgctaTCACTATCACAATATGGTGTTGGTCCAACTTTATAACATTGAAACATTCAAAAATATCTACCTCAAAATACATGTGTATGAAAACTATATTGCTTTTCTGCActtatatagatttttattaCAACTTATTAACTTCATTACATTTGATCcaggaaaagaataaaaagggaaaaaatcaaTACACGTGAGAATTCCTTTCAAACTTACATATTTAGCAGTATGCCTTACTAATACTCCAATAATTTCCGATTTATTTATTACTTCACAATCAACAATGTACACACCCTTTCACATTTTATACTTGAAGCGAAAACGTATGATCAGAGGTAAACTTCAAGACCATGACACACAGACCAATTTATTAATGATTTATTGTAATTCTCAAACTTATAACATACGTACTAGCAACCATTTCTATGTTATTTATCTTTGGCGTCAGACAGAAACACATCCAAAGATTTTAAGGGGAGATTGAGATGCTAGGATTTGGGGAAGCACATGCAAGAAATTCAGGATCATTCTCCAATATAGCCATTTCTTTCTCACCAAGGGTCACCCATGCCTCAATCCCATCACCCCATGGGGTTTCactgaatattattaaatttctaAATGCAGGGCCAACTTTCCCCATGATACCAACCCAAAATGGCTTCCCTCAGCCAAAATCAATATCGTTAAAAAACCTAAGCCAGCATGTAAACGCACAAACATCTGGTTTTGGCTCTGCAGAAAACATATCTTCTAATTGGTCAAAGTAATTGGAGAAAGCCAAAAAACCTTCATCTCCTTGCAAACTTTCCGCACTATCGCTATCAAACCCTGCGATGGATTCGTTTACAAGGTCCACCAATTCATGCAGCTCTTTCTCTTCCATAGCCAAATCAGCTGCAGCGGGTGCCCACCAAAATATATTTCCAGTAGATGCATCTGACAAGTGTGGCTTCATTCGTGTCCTCAAGTTCACTGCTTGGACCAGTATGGTCATGGATTTATTTTTCGGCCCAACTGATTTGGCTTTAGAAGCTGCCATGCAGTGTTTCCAAATGAAACATGCCAATGCCTCAGTGCGTGTTGGTTTTGGAACTAGTTCGCTTTTCGCTTTGGACCTTAGAGTGGCTATTGCTTTTTCATGGAACACAAACCTTCTCGTAACATAATCACCTTCTTTAAACCACAAGTTATCCATTGTAGTTATATACTTTTGTGGAAGTGAATCTCTTGGTGGAAACATGATTGATCCTTCAGAGAAATTTGGATGTATAACTTTTTCTGGAGACCTAGTAAAGGTGGCAGCCCAAGAATGAAGGAAAATACTCGCAGTTGTTGCATCTGCAACCTTATGTGAGCAGCTCAAGCCGATTGCTATTCCACCACAATCAAAGAGGTTCAATTGAACAGCCATTTGACCTATAGTAGTATTTGTTTCCTTGCAAAAGGCATGGTATGGAACAAATAGACTCAATGAGTCTGTTTCTAGGTGCTTAAGGAACTCGGACATGGAACAATTAACACGAGCTTCCAGAAAGAGAACACCAGTGTCAAATTCATGGATGAAAAGGTTGTCTTTAATGTTCCCAGAAAATGGGTAAAAGATATTGAGGGTGTCTGATAGGGAAGTTTTAAGCTGTGCAATAATTTGGGACATGTCTGGCTTGAGATTGGTCATGGGGTAGAAGAAGACTGTCGGAACATAAGTTGCAGGAGTGACCTGATCCAAGAGGGTGAGTTTGTAGGGTTTCAGATGGTGCAATGTTGGTGAAGATGGTTTGATTGTTTCTTTTGAAATGATAGTGACCTCAACCTTCATCATATTGGCACACGAATTTCTTTGAGTAATCTCTTTTCTTATTTGCAAAAGATCATGTTGGTCCTAAATGTGTTACCTAGAGCTTTCCTTTTATAAGTGTCTTCCGCTGCATAACAGTAATACtacttttacaaattattttacaatatttttataaaaagttgatgtgacaaattttttattagtttttatttaaacatattgttaatattacttttttatttaccaataattagttaccacatcaataatttgtaaattttttcataacaaaGTTTGTAATATCTACCATTTATCATGATAGAAACTGAAGACTTTGTGAAAAGGGGTTTACTTGTTCAACGAACTATCTTAAATGATGGTAGTTGAAGCAATCAATAGCCCAACCAGAATCTCATAGATTGAGAGGACAGTTCGAATTTTTCCAAGGAGGCAATTGGTGTCCGatgttgatttttcttttgttctctcTGTATATTatgcaaaaataattattaaagaaaaaaaaaagttagttacaGTATCTTAGATTCTGATTCTTAAGTTTtatcttaaaattcaattatgtagttacttaactaaaaaatacacttccatcccaaaagaaaaaatttacatgacagaattttaaaagaagaatctaaagaacaacacctaagtactgCAACTAAATCTTGCCCTATACAAAAATGCCACAAAAGCTCTTTTAAAAGTTTGGGTAATAGTCATTTTAGacctttatcttttatttttatcattttaatctTGCGAGTTAACATTTCCTGCTATAATTAGTCCTTCCATCCATTTGTTAACAAATTAATTACCATTAAGGGTCCGTTTtaatagaacttattactgaaaactgaaaattgaaaacactatagcaaaataatttttaaatgtgtgaatagtattgtgggacccttttttctgaataaagtgcttgGGAGTCCTATGAACAGTGCGTGAACAATAACTTTGTTTCTGCACAGTGAaataacgtgcatgaacagtaccggTTACTATTcatgcacgttgaaaaaaaaacacaaaaacgcAACAATTATCATCCAGATCCAAACAGTCACTAAATCTCCttaaatttttacctttatccccaattttttatactaaaaattttacttttatttctcAAAAGGATGTATTAtgctaaattttatttttcagaatTTATTATATACCAAAATTCAATATCCATTTGCGGTAGCATTACCGACTATAacctaattaaattttcaaaaaatactcGTTATGCAAAAGGATCATCACATCCAATATTTTGTTACCTGACAGTGAAGGTCTAAAATATTCAATATCATCCAACACCAACCAACAAACGCGAAAACCATCTGTGTGGACAAGTACACTGACAGTGATAACTCCAATAGGCTctctaaaatctttttttagcAAACACTACAACAACACAATCTAACAACCACTCTATCTCTAAAAAAGAactttagggtctgtttggatagaacttattgctgaaaactgaaaactgaaaacactgtagcaaaatgatttttaaataggtaaaaaacactgttcatgccaaaagttactgttcattgacctaaaatcactgttcatggccaatgaacaataACAAACACgcgtaaaaataaaaaataaaaaatttggacgTGGACGTGCATTTGCCtgtccaaacgccctcttagaGTGGCTAAAGTAACTCTATGTAGCCATTACTATAACAACTCTAAAcatttttctcaattaaaataattaccggttaaataaaaattattatt from Castanea sativa cultivar Marrone di Chiusa Pesio chromosome 6, ASM4071231v1 includes:
- the LOC142639148 gene encoding akuammiline synthase 2-like, which encodes MMKVEVTIISKETIKPSSPTLHHLKPYKLTLLDQVTPATYVPTVFFYPMTNLKPDMSQIIAQLKTSLSDTLNIFYPFSGNIKDNLFIHEFDTGVLFLEARVNCSMSEFLKHLETDSLSLFVPYHAFCKETNTTIGQMAVQLNLFDCGGIAIGLSCSHKVADATTASIFLHSWAATFTRSPEKVIHPNFSEGSIMFPPRDSLPQKYITTMDNLWFKEGDYVTRRFVFHEKAIATLRSKAKSELVPKPTRTEALACFIWKHCMAASKAKSVGPKNKSMTILVQAVNLRTRMKPHLSDASTGNIFWWAPAAADLAMEEKELHELVDLVNESIAGFDSDSAESLQGDEGFLAFSNYFDQLEDMFSAEPKPDVCAFTCWLRFFNDIDFG